Proteins from one Blattabacterium cuenoti genomic window:
- a CDS encoding Glu/Leu/Phe/Val family dehydrogenase, translated as MCKNFYVKKKQIKTGTYSFFNCIEKNFDKATRFISIEKGLLEHIKACNSVYHMNFPVKIGKKIKVIEAYRVQHSHHKLPCKGGIRYSIKVNQDEIMTLAALMSYKCAIVDVPFGGAKGGIKIDPQIISYENIEKITRRYTSELIKKNFIGPGIDVPAPDYGTGEREMSWIFDTYLSIRPGDVDALACVTGKPVSQGGVRGRKEATGLGVFYGIRELCSIKEDMKSIGLDVGLIDKKIIIQGLGNVGYHAATFFHESGAIIIALAEREGAIYNKKGLNISEVILHLKNTGSILNFPEAKNIENTEHALELECDILIPAALENVIHKNNANRIKAKIIGEAANGPITPEADEILEKKGIIIVPDIYLNAGGVTVSYFEWLKNLSHVRYGRMEKRFSENMNAELLQIVETICKKKISKEEKKIILRGPREIDLVRSGLEDTMISGFHKIRDLQKSLKIENMRTAAFVFAINKIVDSYEKLGIFP; from the coding sequence ATGTGTAAAAACTTTTATGTCAAAAAAAAACAAATTAAAACTGGTACATACAGTTTTTTTAATTGTATAGAAAAAAATTTTGATAAAGCTACACGATTTATTTCTATTGAAAAAGGTCTTTTAGAACATATTAAAGCTTGTAATTCTGTATATCATATGAATTTTCCTGTAAAAATAGGAAAAAAAATAAAAGTTATTGAAGCTTATAGAGTTCAACATTCTCATCATAAATTACCATGTAAAGGAGGAATTAGATACAGCATAAAAGTTAATCAAGATGAAATTATGACTTTAGCAGCTTTAATGAGCTATAAATGTGCTATAGTAGATGTCCCTTTTGGAGGAGCTAAAGGTGGTATTAAAATTGATCCACAAATTATATCATATGAGAATATAGAAAAAATAACTCGTCGTTATACTTCTGAATTAATTAAAAAAAATTTTATTGGTCCAGGAATAGATGTTCCAGCTCCTGATTATGGAACTGGAGAAAGAGAAATGAGTTGGATTTTTGATACTTATTTATCTATACGTCCGGGAGATGTAGATGCATTAGCATGTGTAACAGGAAAACCTGTATCCCAGGGAGGGGTTAGAGGAAGAAAAGAAGCAACAGGATTAGGTGTTTTTTATGGTATTAGAGAATTATGTTCTATCAAAGAAGATATGAAATCTATAGGACTTGATGTAGGATTAATAGATAAAAAAATTATAATACAAGGATTAGGAAATGTTGGTTATCATGCTGCTACTTTTTTTCATGAATCAGGAGCTATTATTATTGCTTTAGCAGAAAGAGAAGGAGCTATTTATAATAAAAAAGGATTAAATATTTCCGAAGTTATTTTACATTTAAAAAATACTGGATCTATATTAAATTTTCCAGAAGCAAAAAATATTGAAAATACAGAACATGCTCTAGAATTAGAATGTGATATTTTAATTCCTGCAGCATTAGAAAATGTTATTCATAAAAATAATGCAAATCGTATTAAAGCTAAAATTATTGGAGAAGCTGCAAATGGTCCTATTACTCCAGAAGCTGATGAAATATTGGAAAAAAAAGGAATTATTATAGTTCCAGATATTTATTTAAATGCAGGTGGAGTAACTGTTTCTTATTTTGAATGGTTAAAAAATTTAAGTCATGTTCGTTATGGACGAATGGAAAAAAGATTTAGTGAAAATATGAATGCAGAATTATTACAAATTGTTGAAACTATTTGCAAAAAAAAAATTTCAAAAGAAGAAAAAAAAATAATATTAAGAGGACCAAGAGAAATAGATTTAGTTAGAAGTGGATTAGAAGATACAATGATTAGTGGATTTCATAAAATTCGTGATTTACAAAAATCATTAAAAATAGAAAATATGCGTACTGCAGCATTTGTTTTTGCTATAAATAAAATTGTAGATTCTTATGAAAAATTAGGAATTTTTCCATAA
- the pyrH gene encoding UMP kinase: MKYKRSLLKLSGEALMGNNEFGLHSTRLQQYAEEVKKVVDMGAQVAIVIGGGNIFRGFSRIKEKTINRIEGDYMGMLATVINGIAFQSYLENIGICAYIQTAIKMDQIAEPFGKDRAIHHLEKGRVVIFVAGLGNPYFTTDTAAVLRAIEIKADILLKGTRVDGIYTTDPEKDKYAKKIKNISFDMVYQMGIKVMDQTAFILGNENNLPIIIFDINRKGNFKKVISGEEIGTLVSKKKYNI; encoded by the coding sequence ATGAAGTACAAAAGATCATTATTGAAATTAAGCGGAGAAGCTTTAATGGGAAACAACGAATTTGGACTTCATTCTACTCGTCTTCAACAATATGCTGAAGAAGTTAAAAAAGTAGTAGATATGGGAGCTCAAGTAGCTATAGTCATTGGAGGAGGAAATATATTTAGAGGATTTTCTAGAATAAAGGAAAAGACTATAAATCGTATAGAAGGAGATTATATGGGTATGTTAGCTACCGTTATTAACGGTATAGCTTTTCAATCATATTTAGAAAATATAGGAATATGTGCTTATATTCAAACAGCTATTAAAATGGATCAAATAGCAGAACCTTTTGGTAAAGATAGAGCTATTCATCATCTTGAAAAAGGAAGAGTTGTAATATTTGTCGCAGGATTAGGAAATCCTTATTTTACTACAGATACAGCTGCTGTTTTACGTGCTATAGAAATTAAAGCCGATATTTTATTAAAAGGAACTAGAGTTGATGGAATTTATACTACAGATCCTGAAAAAGATAAATATGCAAAAAAAATTAAAAATATATCTTTTGATATGGTATACCAAATGGGAATTAAAGTTATGGATCAAACTGCATTTATTTTAGGAAATGAAAATAATTTACCAATTATAATTTTTGATATTAATAGAAAAGGAAATTTTAAAAAAGTAATTTCTGGAGAAGAAATAGGAACTTTAGTTTCTAAAAAAAAATATAATATATGA
- a CDS encoding ribosome-recycling factor: MDELNNIFFSCKKDMEKILKKLKEEIHRIRLGSKSISSFLGKIKIKCYGSYFLLIEVANITVLDSMNITIHPWDRSIITHIDKAIIDANLGFMPTNKGEFIHIHLPIITEEGRKNLIKKIKLQTEHTKILIRNVRKKNKQYIRKLKISKDFLKVGENKIQKITSEYIQKIEDLFLYKEQEILII, encoded by the coding sequence ATGGATGAATTAAACAATATTTTTTTTTCTTGTAAAAAAGATATGGAAAAAATTTTAAAAAAATTAAAAGAAGAAATTCATCGTATTCGATTAGGTAGTAAATCTATATCTTCTTTTTTAGGAAAAATAAAAATAAAATGTTATGGAAGTTATTTCCTACTTATAGAAGTAGCAAATATTACTGTTTTAGACAGTATGAATATAACGATTCATCCTTGGGATCGTTCTATTATAACACATATAGATAAAGCTATAATAGATGCTAATTTAGGATTTATGCCAACTAATAAAGGAGAATTTATTCATATACATTTACCAATTATTACAGAAGAAGGAAGAAAAAATTTAATAAAAAAAATTAAATTACAAACAGAACATACAAAAATTCTTATAAGAAATGTACGAAAAAAAAATAAACAATATATAAGAAAATTAAAAATATCTAAAGATTTTTTAAAAGTAGGAGAAAATAAAATACAAAAAATAACAAGTGAATATATACAAAAAATAGAAGATTTATTTCTTTATAAAGAACAAGAAATATTGATAATATAA
- the asnS gene encoding asparagine--tRNA ligase, which produces MIKKYSIKELLNKGKDVINKKVLVEGWIRSFRYSIFIILNDGSTIKNLQIILSKKLEKKIYKKITIGTSIQVIGTVIKSIGKKQYIELLSSDITIYESVNSSILQKSILQPKKHSFEKIREQAHLRFRTNIFSCVMRIRHHIAFCIHKYFHINDFFYIHTPIITTLNCEGSGKMFQITTMDFKKNPIDFTKDFFKCKTYLSVSGQLEAETAALGLGKVYTFGPVFRAENSNTSRHLSEFWMIEPEIAFYNLEENINLAEDFLKFIIKYILNKNIEDLFFLNEYFKKWNKNDKKYLLDKLYLILKFPFKRISYTEAIKILLKEEKNKNIKFFHPIIWGMDLQSEHEQYLVNKYFKIPVIIFDYPSCIKAFYMRINNDGKTVRAMDILFPEIGEIIGGSQREERYEILLQRIKDTNTDKNKLWWYLDTRRFGSVPHSGFGLGFDRLVQFITGMNNIRDVIPFPRTPNNAEF; this is translated from the coding sequence ATGATAAAAAAATATTCAATTAAAGAATTATTAAATAAAGGAAAAGATGTTATAAATAAAAAAGTCTTAGTTGAAGGATGGATTCGTTCTTTTCGTTATTCTATTTTTATTATTTTAAATGATGGATCTACAATTAAAAATTTGCAAATTATTTTATCCAAAAAATTGGAAAAAAAAATTTATAAAAAAATAACAATTGGAACTTCCATTCAAGTTATAGGAACTGTAATAAAAAGTATCGGAAAAAAACAATACATAGAATTACTATCTTCAGATATTACTATATATGAATCTGTAAATTCATCAATTCTTCAAAAATCTATTTTACAACCTAAAAAACATAGTTTTGAAAAAATTCGTGAACAAGCTCATTTACGTTTTAGAACAAATATTTTTAGTTGTGTTATGCGAATTCGTCATCATATAGCTTTTTGTATTCATAAATATTTTCATATTAATGATTTTTTTTATATTCATACTCCAATAATCACTACTTTAAATTGTGAAGGTAGTGGAAAAATGTTTCAAATTACTACTATGGATTTTAAAAAAAATCCAATAGATTTTACAAAAGATTTTTTTAAATGTAAAACTTATTTAAGTGTATCTGGACAATTAGAAGCAGAAACAGCCGCTTTAGGATTAGGAAAAGTTTATACATTTGGACCTGTATTTCGTGCAGAAAATTCTAACACTTCACGACATTTATCCGAATTTTGGATGATAGAACCAGAAATTGCTTTTTATAATCTAGAAGAAAATATAAATTTAGCTGAAGATTTTTTAAAATTTATTATTAAATATATTCTTAATAAGAATATAGAAGATTTATTTTTTTTAAATGAATATTTTAAAAAATGGAACAAAAATGATAAAAAATATCTTTTAGATAAATTATATCTCATTTTAAAATTTCCATTTAAAAGAATTTCTTATACAGAAGCTATAAAAATTCTTCTTAAAGAAGAAAAAAATAAAAATATAAAATTTTTTCATCCAATTATTTGGGGTATGGATTTACAATCAGAACATGAACAATATTTAGTTAATAAATATTTTAAAATACCTGTTATTATATTTGATTATCCTTCTTGTATTAAAGCTTTTTATATGCGTATTAATAATGATGGAAAAACAGTTAGAGCTATGGATATCTTATTTCCAGAAATAGGAGAAATTATTGGAGGATCTCAAAGAGAAGAACGTTATGAAATATTATTACAACGCATAAAAGATACAAATACGGATAAAAATAAACTTTGGTGGTATTTAGATACACGTCGTTTTGGTTCTGTCCCTCATAGTGGATTTGGGTTAGGATTTGATCGTTTAGTTCAATTTATCACAGGAATGAATAATATTCGTGATGTTATTCCATTCCCAAGAACTCCAAATAATGCAGAATTTTAA
- the rpoN gene encoding RNA polymerase factor sigma-54 yields the protein MLKHQLSQRGLHKLSPLQIKLMKLVQLSTLDFEQRVQKELEENPALEEEYFSDLEEKHSESEILELEEKNYDSDIIENQNQSINISDIDEYFSYDEMEDFQVNHKNYGIEKNISIISGISFQEYLKNQLHTFFLTEKDLLIADFILGNIDDNGYIRRKITSIVDDILLTLGILVTKNKVEQLIINYIQKLDPVGVGARNLQECLLIQLGKKKITKKIILAKKIIQSNFEFFIKKNYQKLQKKLGITKKKLRESMLQIEKLNPKPGRIYSDNTKNFDYIIPDFTICIVDNKLELSLNQKNIPELKVSSIYLKMLNSYKSSKEKSFKKNEETIVFLKQKIDSAKWFVDAIKKRKNTLMLTMNAIMDYQKEYFLTGDIIKIKPMILKNISQKIGLGISTVSRVANSKYVNTPYGTFLIKSFFSEKMKNKEGEEISSIEIKKLLLESIAKENKKKPFTDEKLSKILKKKGYLIARRTVAKYRDQMHIPVARMRKNL from the coding sequence ATGTTAAAACATCAATTATCCCAAAGAGGACTACATAAACTTTCTCCATTACAAATTAAATTAATGAAATTAGTTCAATTATCTACTTTAGATTTTGAACAAAGAGTTCAAAAAGAATTAGAAGAAAATCCTGCTTTAGAAGAAGAATATTTTTCTGATTTAGAAGAAAAACATTCAGAATCAGAAATATTAGAATTAGAAGAAAAAAATTATGATTCTGATATTATAGAAAATCAAAATCAATCTATAAATATTTCTGATATTGATGAATATTTCAGTTATGATGAAATGGAAGATTTTCAAGTTAATCATAAAAATTACGGAATAGAAAAAAATATTTCTATTATTTCTGGAATTTCTTTTCAAGAATATTTAAAAAATCAATTACATACTTTTTTTTTGACGGAAAAAGATTTATTGATAGCAGATTTTATATTAGGAAATATAGATGATAATGGTTATATAAGAAGAAAAATTACATCTATAGTAGATGATATTTTATTAACACTTGGAATATTAGTTACTAAAAATAAAGTAGAACAATTAATTATAAATTATATACAAAAATTAGATCCTGTCGGAGTAGGAGCTAGAAATTTACAAGAATGTTTACTTATTCAATTAGGTAAAAAAAAAATAACTAAAAAAATTATTTTAGCTAAAAAAATTATACAATCAAATTTTGAATTTTTTATAAAAAAAAATTATCAAAAATTGCAAAAAAAGTTAGGAATAACAAAAAAAAAATTACGAGAATCGATGCTTCAAATAGAAAAATTAAATCCAAAACCAGGAAGAATTTATTCTGATAATACAAAAAATTTTGATTATATTATTCCTGATTTTACTATTTGTATAGTAGATAATAAATTAGAACTTTCTTTAAATCAAAAAAATATTCCAGAATTAAAAGTTTCATCTATTTATTTAAAAATGTTAAATTCTTATAAATCTTCAAAAGAAAAAAGTTTTAAAAAAAATGAAGAAACTATTGTTTTTTTAAAACAAAAAATAGATTCAGCTAAATGGTTTGTAGATGCAATTAAAAAACGTAAAAATACATTAATGTTAACAATGAATGCTATTATGGATTATCAAAAAGAATATTTTTTAACTGGAGATATAATTAAAATAAAACCTATGATTTTAAAAAATATTTCACAAAAAATTGGTTTAGGTATTTCTACAGTTTCTCGTGTTGCTAATAGTAAATATGTTAATACACCATATGGAACTTTTTTAATAAAAAGTTTTTTTTCCGAAAAAATGAAAAATAAAGAAGGAGAAGAAATTTCTTCTATTGAAATTAAAAAACTTTTATTAGAATCTATTGCAAAGGAAAATAAAAAAAAACCTTTTACTGATGAAAAGTTATCTAAAATACTCAAAAAAAAAGGTTATTTAATAGCTAGAAGAACAGTAGCTAAATATAGAGATCAAATGCATATTCCTGTTGCAAGAATGCGAAAAAATTTATAA
- a CDS encoding aldehyde dehydrogenase family protein, with translation MFQTINPVNNKILNNYYFLSEKNIKKKLSIAHNAYKKWKNFSFNTRIKYITELYFCMQKNIDIISYLITQEMGKPITQSRLEVNKSIHLCKYYCQLKESIFFQKIYTEYEKSYVLFESIGAILGIMPWNYPIWQTIRSTIPNLVLGNVILIKPALNTSESCITLEKMFIKSGFPKGIFQVLLIDVSKIELVIANPIIQGVTFTGSSLSGSIIGSLSGKYTKKSILELGGNDAFVIMKDVENIKKIAKIATESRLNNTGQTCISAKRFIVDKLIIDDFIDIVIQEMKKYKRGDLYDEYTKIGYISRSDLSKKLYQQYKNIISNGGKICLDTHKDGNFFSPSLLMVEKDNFIIKKEEIFGPIGIIYSFSIEEEIPDIVNNTCYGLGASIWTKDLEKAENFSKKIETGMVFINEIVKSDVRFPFGGVKKSGYGRELSFLSIKEFSNWKTIIIKKL, from the coding sequence ATGTTTCAAACTATTAATCCTGTAAATAATAAAATTTTAAATAATTATTATTTTTTATCTGAAAAAAATATTAAAAAAAAATTATCTATAGCTCATAATGCATATAAAAAATGGAAAAATTTTTCCTTTAATACTAGAATTAAATATATAACGGAATTATATTTTTGTATGCAAAAAAATATAGATATTATATCCTATTTAATAACCCAAGAAATGGGAAAACCTATTACTCAATCTCGTTTAGAAGTAAATAAAAGCATACACTTATGTAAATATTATTGCCAATTAAAAGAATCTATTTTTTTTCAAAAAATATATACTGAATATGAAAAATCTTATGTATTATTTGAATCAATAGGTGCTATATTAGGAATTATGCCTTGGAATTATCCGATTTGGCAAACTATAAGGTCTACTATTCCTAATTTAGTATTAGGAAATGTAATTCTTATTAAACCAGCTTTAAATACATCAGAAAGTTGTATAACTTTGGAAAAAATGTTTATAAAATCTGGTTTTCCAAAAGGAATTTTTCAAGTTTTATTAATAGATGTTTCTAAAATAGAATTAGTTATAGCAAATCCAATAATACAAGGAGTAACATTTACAGGAAGTTCTTTATCTGGAAGTATTATAGGATCATTATCTGGAAAATATACTAAAAAATCTATTTTAGAATTAGGAGGAAATGATGCTTTTGTGATTATGAAAGATGTTGAAAATATTAAAAAAATAGCAAAAATAGCTACAGAATCAAGATTAAATAATACTGGACAAACATGTATTTCTGCAAAAAGATTTATTGTAGATAAATTGATTATTGATGATTTTATAGATATAGTTATTCAAGAAATGAAAAAATATAAAAGAGGTGATTTATATGATGAATATACTAAAATTGGTTATATTTCCCGTTCTGATTTATCAAAAAAATTATATCAACAATATAAGAATATAATATCAAATGGAGGAAAAATATGTTTAGATACTCATAAAGATGGGAATTTTTTTTCCCCATCTTTATTGATGGTAGAAAAAGATAATTTTATAATAAAAAAAGAAGAAATATTTGGGCCAATAGGAATTATTTATTCTTTTTCTATAGAAGAAGAAATTCCTGATATAGTTAATAATACATGTTATGGATTAGGGGCATCTATTTGGACAAAAGATTTAGAAAAAGCTGAAAATTTTTCTAAAAAAATAGAAACTGGTATGGTATTTATTAATGAAATTGTAAAATCAGATGTTAGATTTCCTTTTGGAGGAGTAAAAAAATCTGGATATGGTAGAGAATTATCTTTTTTATCTATAAAAGAATTTTCCAATTGGAAAACAATAATTATAAAAAAATTATAA
- a CDS encoding SufE family protein has translation MTLHKKEEIIKKEFHILNSWEEKYEYLIDLGKKLPKKSDNFRSNEKLIQGCQSKIWLDAKLKESRIFFSADGDALLPRGMAALMIRVYSGLFPFEIIYSNTNFIYEIGFQTFLSPIRANGMLLFLKKIKLYAIAFNAKISIGLNGKSKI, from the coding sequence ATGACTTTACATAAAAAAGAAGAAATAATAAAAAAAGAGTTTCATATTCTAAATAGTTGGGAAGAAAAATATGAATATTTGATAGATTTAGGAAAAAAATTACCAAAAAAATCAGATAATTTTAGATCAAATGAAAAATTAATTCAAGGTTGTCAATCAAAAATTTGGCTAGATGCTAAATTAAAAGAATCTCGTATTTTTTTTTCTGCTGACGGTGATGCATTATTACCTAGAGGTATGGCAGCTCTTATGATTCGTGTTTATTCAGGTTTATTTCCTTTTGAAATTATTTATTCAAATACGAATTTTATTTATGAAATAGGATTTCAAACTTTTTTATCTCCTATTCGAGCAAATGGAATGCTTTTATTTTTAAAAAAAATAAAATTATATGCTATAGCTTTTAATGCAAAAATTTCTATTGGATTGAATGGTAAAAGTAAAATTTAA
- the metE gene encoding 5-methyltetrahydropteroyltriglutamate--homocysteine S-methyltransferase has protein sequence MLKHNLGYPRIGIKRELKKACEAYWSQKIDLNALFEVGRKIRKENWIMQEIANLDLIPCNDFSFYDHVLDMSFLLGNIPESYLSIKTIENNIDLYFAMARGFQKDGWDIKAMEMTKWFNTNYHYIVPEFYKNQKFYIFSKKIFDELEESKNLFKSVKKIKPVLIGPISYLFLGKEKKEKDKSFHRMDLIENLVPVYIKIINDLKNKGVKWIQLDEPILVLDMSEKEKEAFQYAYKKISQFCSEINILLTSYFDGISENLYLLKDIFIKALHIDLVEDSEQLEKILFFFKESKIILSLGIIDGRNIWKNNYTHSINKIKKTIKYIGENRVMIAPNCSLLHIPINIEYENFIHKDIKNRMSFAKQKIYELNDLECIIKGDKNILLNNFSFFEKNKNSSIFHDKKIKERVKKIKDKDIQRKNPFSIRQRIQKEKFNLPLFPTTTIGSFPQTKEIRSLRNKFRKNELNKEEYDKKIQHYIINVIKKQEEIDLDVLVHGEFERTDMVEYFSDKLKGILSTNNGWVQSYGSRCVKPPIIYGDVNRIGNMTIDWICFAQSKTKKLMKGMLTGPVTILQWSFVRDDQPIYYTAYQIAWAIREEVLSLEKLGIKIIQIDEPALREGLPLKKKNWNFYFDWAIKSFRISSSGVKDETQIHTHMCYSEFNDILKHISHLDADVITMETSRSKMELLKAFSVFSYPNEIGPGVYDIHSPRIPSVEEIFDLIKKASKTLPIKNIWVNPDCGLKTRKWEEVLKSLKNMTEAAKLARIKLSN, from the coding sequence ATGCTGAAACATAATTTGGGTTATCCTCGTATAGGAATAAAAAGAGAATTAAAAAAAGCTTGTGAAGCTTATTGGTCTCAAAAAATTGATTTAAATGCTTTATTTGAAGTAGGTAGAAAAATAAGGAAAGAAAATTGGATAATGCAGGAAATAGCAAATTTAGATTTAATTCCATGCAACGATTTTAGTTTTTACGATCATGTTTTAGATATGTCCTTTTTATTAGGAAATATACCAGAATCTTATCTTTCTATAAAAACTATTGAAAATAATATTGATTTATATTTTGCTATGGCAAGGGGTTTTCAAAAGGATGGATGGGATATAAAAGCAATGGAAATGACGAAATGGTTTAATACAAATTATCATTACATAGTTCCAGAATTTTATAAAAATCAAAAATTTTATATTTTTTCAAAAAAAATTTTCGATGAATTAGAAGAATCAAAAAACTTATTCAAGTCAGTAAAAAAAATAAAGCCTGTATTAATAGGACCAATATCTTACCTTTTTTTGGGAAAAGAAAAAAAAGAAAAAGATAAATCCTTTCATAGGATGGATTTAATTGAAAATCTTGTTCCTGTTTATATAAAAATTATCAATGATTTAAAAAATAAAGGAGTAAAATGGATTCAATTAGATGAACCTATTTTAGTTTTAGATATGTCTGAAAAAGAAAAAGAAGCATTTCAATATGCTTATAAAAAAATATCTCAATTTTGTTCAGAAATTAATATTTTATTGACTTCTTACTTTGATGGAATTTCGGAAAATCTTTATCTTTTGAAAGATATTTTTATAAAAGCTTTGCATATAGATTTAGTAGAAGACTCAGAACAATTAGAAAAAATACTTTTCTTTTTCAAAGAATCAAAAATTATTTTATCATTAGGTATCATTGATGGAAGAAATATATGGAAAAATAATTATACTCATTCAATCAATAAAATTAAAAAAACAATAAAATATATAGGAGAAAATCGTGTAATGATAGCACCAAACTGTTCTCTTTTACATATTCCTATAAATATAGAATATGAAAATTTTATTCATAAAGACATCAAAAATAGAATGTCTTTTGCTAAACAAAAAATTTATGAATTAAATGATTTAGAATGTATTATAAAAGGAGATAAAAATATTTTATTAAATAATTTTTCTTTTTTTGAAAAAAATAAAAATTCTTCTATTTTTCATGATAAAAAAATAAAAGAAAGAGTAAAAAAAATAAAAGATAAAGATATACAAAGAAAAAATCCTTTTTCTATTCGACAAAGAATACAAAAAGAAAAATTTAATCTTCCTTTATTTCCAACTACTACTATAGGATCTTTTCCTCAAACGAAAGAAATACGTAGTTTACGAAATAAATTTCGTAAAAACGAATTAAATAAAGAAGAATATGATAAAAAAATACAACATTATATTATAAATGTTATTAAAAAACAAGAAGAAATAGATTTAGATGTTTTAGTTCATGGTGAATTTGAACGAACTGATATGGTAGAATATTTTTCTGACAAATTAAAAGGAATACTTTCTACTAATAATGGATGGGTTCAAAGTTATGGAAGTCGATGTGTAAAACCTCCTATTATTTATGGAGATGTTAATCGTATTGGTAATATGACTATTGATTGGATATGTTTTGCTCAATCGAAAACAAAAAAATTAATGAAAGGAATGTTAACTGGTCCAGTTACCATTTTACAATGGTCTTTTGTTAGAGATGATCAACCTATTTATTATACTGCTTATCAAATAGCTTGGGCTATTAGAGAAGAAGTTTTATCTTTAGAAAAATTAGGAATTAAAATTATTCAAATTGACGAACCTGCTCTGAGAGAAGGATTACCTTTGAAAAAAAAGAATTGGAATTTTTATTTTGATTGGGCTATTAAATCATTTCGTATTTCTTCAAGTGGTGTAAAAGATGAAACTCAAATTCATACACATATGTGTTATAGTGAATTTAATGATATATTAAAGCATATTTCACATCTTGATGCTGATGTCATTACTATGGAAACTTCTAGATCAAAAATGGAATTATTAAAAGCTTTTTCTGTTTTTTCTTATCCTAATGAAATAGGACCAGGGGTATATGATATTCATTCACCTAGAATTCCTTCTGTAGAAGAAATTTTTGATTTAATAAAAAAAGCTTCTAAAACATTACCAATTAAAAATATTTGGGTAAATCCCGATTGTGGATTAAAAACTAGAAAATGGGAGGAAGTATTAAAATCTTTAAAAAATATGACAGAAGCGGCGAAACTAGCAAGAATAAAACTTTCTAATTAA